The following are from one region of the Macaca thibetana thibetana isolate TM-01 chromosome 2, ASM2454274v1, whole genome shotgun sequence genome:
- the CXCR6 gene encoding C-X-C chemokine receptor type 6: MAEYDHYEDDGFLNSFNDSSQEEHQDFLQFRKVFLPCMYLVVFVCGLVGNSLVLVISIFYHKLQSLTDVFLVNLPLADLVFVCTLPFWAYAGIHEWIFGQVMCKTLLGVYTINFYTSMLILTCITVDRFIVVVKATKAYNQQAKRMTWGKVICLLIWVISLLVSLPQIIYGNVFNLDKLICGYHDEEISTVVLATQMTLGFFLPLLAMIVCYSVIIKTLLHAGGFQKHRSLKIIFLVMAVFLLTQTPFNLVKLIRSTHWEYYAMTSFHYTIIVTEAIAYLRACLNPVLYAFVSLKFRKNFWKLVKDIGCLPYLGVSHQWKSSEDNSKTFSASHNVEATSMFQL, translated from the coding sequence ATGGCAGAGTATGATCACTATGAAGATGATGGGTTCCTCAACAGTTTCAATGACAGCAGCCAGGAGGAGCATCAAGACTTCCTGCAGTTCAGGAAGGTCTTTCTGCCCTGCATGTACCTGGTGGTGTTTGTCTGTGGCCTGGTGGGGAACTCCCTGGTGCTGGTCATATCCATCTTCTACCATAAGCTGCAGAGCCTGACGGACGTGTTCCTGGTGAACCTACCCCTGGCTGACCTGGTGTTTGTCTGCACTCTGCCCTTCTGGGCCTATGCAGGCATCCATGAATGGATCTTTGGCCAGGTCATGTGCAAGACCCTACTGGGCGTCTACACTATTAACTTCTACACATCCATGCTCATCCTCACCTGCATCACTGTGGATCGTTTCATTGTAGTGGTTAAGGCCACCAAGGCCTACAACCAGCAAGCCAAGAGGATGACTTGGGGCAAGGTCATCTGCTTGCTCATCTGGGTGATATCCCTGCTGGTTTCCTTGCCCCAAATTATCTATGGCAATGTCTTTAATCTGGACAAGCTCATATGTGGTTATCATGACGAGGAGATTTCCACTGTGGTTCTTGCCACCCAGATGACACTGGGGTTCTTCTTGCCACTGCTCGCCATGATTGTCTGCTATTCAGTCATAATCAAAACACTGCTTCATGCTGGAGGCTTCCAGAAGCACAGATCTCTAAAGATCATCTTCCTTGTGATGGCTGTGTTCCTGCTGACCCAGACACCCTTCAACCTCGTGAAGCTCATCCGCAGCACACACTGGGAGTACTATGCCATGACCAGCTTTCACTACACCATCATAGTGACAGAGGCCATCGCATACCTGAGGGCCTGCCTTAACCCTGTGCTCTATGCCTTTGTCAGCCTGAAGTTTCGAAAGAACTTCTGGAAACTTGTGAAGGACATTGGCTGTCTCCCTTACCTTGGGGTCTCACATCAATGGAAATCTTCTGAGGACAATTCCAAGACTTTTTCTGCCTCCCACAATGTGGAGGCCACCAGCATGTTCCAGCTATAG